The genomic DNA AATATTGTGGCAATCCAAAACTAATAAGTTGATATGCTTTTACAACTCATCCAATGATTAATAGAGGCAATAGCACTAATGGTGCATATCCAATCATAAAAAAACCATATGCTATTGAATTAATTCAACCCATTTGTTATTGAACCTTTCATATTCCTTGCAAAATAGTTGTTACAATTCCTGATATTGCTCAAGCAATCACAACAAAAACAATAAATCCTGCTAGTCATTTGATTTTTTTTAACTGAGCCCTTCTTTCTTCATCACTATCAGCTCTTGATGCTTTAAATCAAGCAATTGCCCCAACAATCATAATGGCTAAAACTAATAATCCCGCCATTGATCCAAGAACAATATTTATATATTTTTGAACAGTTTGCGCTAATAAAGTTAAATTTTGTTGTGTTGAAGATGATGCATCTGTTGCATCCCCTAAAGTTGTTGAAAAATTATTCATTTGATTTCTCCTTTATTTTGTAAAAGTATTTATCACAGGTAAGTCTTTAAAATTTCAATCAGAAAAGATTAAATATCCTGTTAATGAAATTGTCAAAAAAAATGACATTATGCATATTACAAGTGTAAATATTCATTGGCGTTTATAGATAGATCGCATTTGATTTCTTTTTGAAAATTCTTTTGAAAAACAATCTTTATAATCTGTTAATAACAATATTAAACTTAAAATTGCAATGACTATTCCAAATACCAATCCCAATATTGCTGGTGCTTTATCCATTAAATAAATCTCCTTAAATAGTTTTTAATCATGTATTCATGTATTTAAAATCTCCTCAATCTTTTTAATAAAAAGATATATTTCTAAAAGATTGTCATAACATTTTTCATTTTTATTATTTTTATTAGCTAATTTTTGGGTTTTTTGGGTTTTTTATTTATAGCTTCTTTGTTTACCTCATCATTTTTATTGAAATTCAATAATTTCATGAGATTAAAATCTCAAATTTCTGAGTCATTTATTTCAATTTTTGGTGCATGATGAACATATTCTTCATATTCTAAATACTCATATGCCGGTTTGATATTAATTGCAATTGGTTTATAAAAACCACAAGATATTATTG from Metamycoplasma alkalescens includes the following:
- a CDS encoding Mbov_0395 family pilin-like conjugal transfer protein; this encodes MNNFSTTLGDATDASSSTQQNLTLLAQTVQKYINIVLGSMAGLLVLAIMIVGAIAWFKASRADSDEERRAQLKKIKWLAGFIVFVVIAWAISGIVTTILQGIWKVQ